The Manihot esculenta cultivar AM560-2 chromosome 8, M.esculenta_v8, whole genome shotgun sequence genomic interval CGTTGCTTCATTTGGATTGGAGATTTCCGGCCTTCAGATCTCATCAAGGTTACTCAAACcccatccttttttttttatatataaatttgaatgAGATATTCTCCAAATTCTTAGCAAATTACAAGCAGAATATGACATTGATAACGTGATCAGTGACAAGAAAATGACATGCATTGATTAACGGAAAATTAGGTCAAGATTTTACTAGACAGGCTTTACGTAACTCATGATTtcatgtaattacaatataaatCCAATTTTTTTgagatttatatttaataatcaaaggaaaaatttatattaccagatttaataattcaataatccCATCTCTACCCTAGAAGAAATTCTTATATGGTGAAGCTGCTATATAGATTTATGATATCGGTTGATCGAGGATGACCTACTACCTTcaacaattataataaaatgaaaatttttttttatttagtcttTTAATACGAAAATTCATTAGATAAACTTttgaataatatattaaaatgtgtttataaatagaatttttctttatagataggatctttcatgattttattttataaataatttttatctaaattaaatttatatgtatttgattgtataaatatatagaattttacgtaaattttattattattttacactACAATTTTATATAGATTCAATTTAGATAattcttttgttttattttatataaaatttataaattagtgGAGTGTACAGACCAAAATGGAAAATTTACTAGTGAAGCACATATGCATATACAAGACGTTATCATTGCATGGTGCAAGTTGTTGGTAGCGTTGGAAATGAGAATAGATGGGCAGCTAAAAAACAAACAAGaagatcaaaatcaaagaatGACGAAAGGTACCGTGATGGTTTCTACTAAAGGGTAGAGTTAGGTGCCAATCCCATAAAGCTATTGTCTGGTAATAAAACTTAACGATTACACTGCCATAGAAAAAAAGGAAGGCAAGAATTGCGTACGGTTTTTCTAATCCCTGTCTGTCTGATCTCCTCTCCTTGTCTTGTTGATAGTTACgatgtttttgtttttattttcttctctccttTTGGTCTCTAGTAAATAATTTACTACGGATTGATATTCCATCTTTTTTATTGATCTCTACGCCAGAAGAATTATGACATgtgaataaagatattttagtgaattaatagttatttttttaattgtctcatataaataaaaattttaatattaattattttttcagattaTTTTGAACCAAGTAGAGCCATTAACAGAGCAGCAAATATTAGGGATATGTGGGTTGCAGCAATCCACACAGGAGGCTGAAGAAGCTCTCTCACAAGGACTTGAAGCTTTGAATCAATCTCTGTCAGATACTATAGCTTCTGATTCATTGAGCTGCCCTCCTAATATGGGTAACTATATGGGACAAATGGCTGTGGCCATGAACAAGCTATCTACACTTGAAGGTTTTGTTAGACAGGTATATATATCTCTCTCTCACTTCCTTAATCAATTTTTGGCACGGAAAATTATTgagtaatattaataaattaatgaaaattgaataaataaataaataaattttataattaaattattaaatttcaaagaaaaaaatataattaattaaggatgcacataatttttttttttttgataccaTTTTACTGAATGGTCCATTCCAACAAGAATCTGTTGCTATTTTGGGTTGGGAAAATCTGCCCCAAACACATGAAACTGCCCCATGTTTCACCCTTTTGTAGTGGTTGTTTATGGGATAGGTACAAGTCGAATATTTTTTAGTACTTAATtcgattaaattttaataaaatagattTAGATAATTACAGTTAGGtttgaaataaattcaaatttaaaaataatattcataagaaatttatattttatttataggtATTTATTATCCGaatttgtttatataaataattaatttaatataaaaatatatattttataataatatttataaaaaaatttatatgtttttatttaaaatttaaaatttaaatttttttaaaatattaaatttttaaatgaaaattattaataaaaaaatttatataaattattaattaaaatatatgagagTAATGAATTTTATTCAGAGAATTACTTaagataatttttatctatctatatgtatttataatacaaatatataaaattttaagccgACATTCACTATCGTTTTACATTATCAATACATACAGCTAGGTCtacaaaaattttttttccataaAACCTAATGGCAAATGTGTACGACATGGCATCAGACAGAAGGTTGTATCCCCacaaataaaacattaaatcaACAAGTCCCTAATAATAATAAGCCCATGTTTTGATGATGTAATGGTCGTAACCGTCTGACTTGAAGAGGACAAATGCAGTTTATTCTCCACTGAGTTTTGATTTACCTTGGGAAAAAAATCCAAATCCTTTCTCATATGATAAATTTtagaatgataattttattttaattacaaatgATAATAGAATTTAtgtgaatttttaaataaaatttatgtgaattttattaaataaaatttatttattatacataACAATTGATTCATGAAAATATCTAAGTTGAAAAAGCAATTTTTAAATGGTCTAATTAGATATcatttaggttttttttttttttttttttttttttttttaattttcaataacaAATTCACAAAAATATTTGCTAAATTCAGCTAATCAACCCTTTTCCCTTATAAATATTAGAATTTAAATGCATTGATATTTACTCAATGTCAATGTTCTTTTTAAAAATTGCTTTATCTAAAATTCTTTCtctttaagaaatattttttttttcaaaattgtaCCCTTATTtccactaattttttttataatttattaaaatctatattagtatttttctttctttttcaacattattttaattgaaatagttaattaggtgaaataaaaaaaaataacaattaaggGGAGTAGAGCACTCACAGATTTAGTCTGATGGTAAGTGCATCTGACTAAATCTGATAGATTTTAGATTCTATTCCTTTAATCTTCAAtttccattaaaaaataaaattaaggggAGTAGAATTTTGATAAAGAAATCTATGAAATCATGGTGTGGAAATTTTGAAATAGTTGTTGATTAGTTATATAACtcattattaatcatttattaataattaaaatttattaattgtatGTAAAATATTTGCATGAAATAATTTATCTTGAATTTTGTTGtgctttgaatttattttttcaattaatttggtCTAAATTAATGCATGAACATCATTAAAATCTATGGAATTTTTAACATAATCAGCTGTGGAAACTTAGAATCAAAGAATAGGATTGATTGAAATTGACCCATTACCATAAATtccaaattaattattttattttgtagttTTTTCCCTatcaattatcaaaattaagaaTATACCCACAAACTATTTTACTTAGAACAAAACAACCCAATTTTCTTCTATTTCATCCCATTTGACATTAAATTAATATCATAAAGTCATGGTAGATACCCATTTTAGtcttaaaaattgaataattcaaCCTAATTATTCTTAATATTGCTCTCAAAGTCAATTAAATTAAGTGTAAgcaatattttatgtttttaaaatattataaatatagatttttttttttctgttaataAAAGTTGATGGAATTTTATACTCACAGGCAGATAATCTTAGACATCAAACCCTTCATCGACTGCATCAGCTGTTGACAGCTCGGCAAGCAGCAAGGTGTTTTTTGTCAATCGCCGAGTACTTCCATCGTCTCCGAGCTCTGAGCACTCTGTGGTTAGCTCGTCCCCGGCAAGAGTGATAAACCCTAGAAAGAAACAATAGCAACTACTTTTATATCTTAAATTTAGTATATCTATATATCTctatctcttctctctctcaatcattattaaaaatatagatattTTCTTTTGATGATGTTTCTTTTGCTTACTTTCTACAGAGATTATGTATAGATCATAGACAAAAGGGTAGGTTAAATTTAAAGAAGTAGAACTTTCTTCCTCTCTTTTCCTCTTAACATGATTTGTAACAACAGGATAGaaggaggtggaggaggtggtggaggaggagggggtggtggtggaggtttgGGAGAGTGAAGACAAAAGGGTTTATGTGGAGATGGAGAAGAGAGAAGAAGGCTGTTAGGTGTGGCAGTGTAGCTCTCTCCATGCATTGATTCTAATTAGGTCATTGGCTTCCGAGAGAAAACTGACAATTTTCTAAGCTTTTCAGTTTCCAGTTTTTGGCATTTTCCATTTGAGATTTTGGGGTTTTAGAGGTCATTAGTCATAATTATActtcataatatatttatttgttttaaaataaattattttcttattttatctgtttaattatttttccaattaaaagatattatataattttaattgtattaaaaaattttaaaaaataaataagtattttctttaattattttaaacataaaagtaaagtaattaaattatattgacataaatcaattataaaatgataattaaataaacattaatGGGATTCTCATAAaacttaattttcatttatattttaaggataattactattttttagaattatattatttttatttatcaatttataattaatttagtatttCAATAGGAAATTACTTAATAGAAATGAAATTGGAAAAGGTTGAATCTGTCTAATTTACAACAGAGCTACaatgatataaaaattaaatttgtttggtaaatttgataataaattagaaaaagaataaaaatgaaatttaaaaaacaaaaattttcgTTGAACTTAAATACAGATTCAATCCCATTTTGAatggtttttaaatttataaattgatgTTGTAAAGTTCCAGAATTGTTAATTAATAGCATGTTTAAactgaattttattataaattaaagtcTTAATTCACATACTAGGCAATTATCATTAGGGTATTGCACAAGATTGCTTCACCAATCATAAAActtaatttgaaataatttactaagctcaaatattaaaattaataaattttttttatagtaatattaattttacttccaataaaaattaatatataataccaGTATTGGtatataagaaaatataataacaataaaatttgtattaattaatataaacaataatatttattattataaataaattttaacggtgtaattgtaattttattgaaaaaaattgtaTTCACAATTTTATAGCAGCaataagtaatttatatattattattattattattagaatttctgcttataatttttttctaaattgttattttttaaatctaaaaacATTACGCTGAAATTAAGTTTCAAAATCAGAAATCTCATGAGACAGAAGAGAACTACAAAATTTTTTGGAGAAACATATCAAACTTAAagataaacataacatataactACCTGTGACATAAGATGGACAACTATAGTAGCTTGATTTAGAACCTATAATAAAGTCCAGTCAGACTCACAATCATTAATAATCTTATTGAATTAAGGTATTTTCGAAGGTATGGACGGTAGCTGAAGTGTTTCGATAAATCTCCCAATAAATACTTGAGTCCCTGTGAGTAAAGTTGGTACTGAGGTGGATAGGTAGATCCTGAGATCCAAGCACCTTTTGTTCCTCCTTCAGGCTTTCCCACATCTTCTCCTTCGAAACTCATGCCCAAAATTTTATCTCTCATCTGATCATTACCCACTGACTCTTTGACATTTGCAGACATTCTACTCAGATctattcttttttttgtttacatcaaaagaccttctaggatcCCTTGACGCTTTTCTCTTGTTATTTTTACTTGTCCGTGGTCTTGATGGAGCGGCAGGGAAAAGGGTATTCATACCCTCATTTTCAGGTAGGATACCGATGAACCAAACTGGAAAACAACATTAAATACATAAACATTAGTatcttatggttcatgtgggtacACATGAGCCCACATCATACATATCAACCCacatcatacatatcatatcatcaatgcacatgcatatagtcatgacatttcacatcatcatacatgcATCAAGACAAAACTCTACATCCTATTCCTAGTGGACATAACTTTTCCTAATTGTGTTTGCCCTTTATAATATTTAGTAGCTCAACACTCTATGTCCGACTATATAAACCTAAGACTTTGATACTACTCTATAACGTTCCAAAAATaagaccgttaccggcgctagagttcagatcgacttaaagtcACCGGAGCCCATAACAAGCCTATATACATCATTTTATACCTGATATAATGAtataatcccatatatgattacacaagcatataaaatattttcatttcatgAATCGAAACTCGACATGTGCATGTATCACAActgaaaaacataaaactcatactagagtcctcatcaaatgctctagtatgatcaatattacatgtctcaagtttggttcaaacataacttatattttaaaatttttacataaaaagatcATAAACAAAGGATTATAAAAGGAAACTCGGACAAAACACAATTCTCATCCACAATAtgaaattacatgtccacagctatacTATTATAACAGAACTATACCAAACAACTTTGCTGACCTCTAtaaatctggggttaggggaaaaaaataagttataagaGTTTAGTGAGCAGAAACATAAACAAAAGtagtttaataaaacatataatggtATGAATGTGTCACAATACAAATAATTTACATTAAGATGGACTTAttaccagtaaccctctataaTTTCAAAAGTCTCCAACCCACAATGGGTGCtgctcaggacttcctcttaaacataatataacatatccatagtaccaggggcgtagaatgggcaaccttgatttttcccttacatagtattaagggcgtagaatgggcaagtcctggtctttccatgtccatcatagcatatcatagcatggtcgagggctagtgggtcatccaacatccatccacaacaacaattaattatgcaatacatcatattcgtgaattctaatgcaaaacaacctaatcatCACTACAGAAAAATAGGGTATCAGTgacggatttttccgtcgctgaaagcaaaaaatccgtcgctgaaactttcagcgacggatttgcgacggactcaagtccgtcgcttaaagtcatgtcgctaattttttccgacAGATTACAATTCCGTCGGAAATAGtagcgacggatttccgacggatttaAACTCCGTCGGAAAAATTTACGACGGTTTTCCGATAGAAAATTCAGTCGGAAAAATTTAGCGACGAAAAACGTttgtcgctaaatccgtcggaaatTCCAATTCATCCGATGAACATTCTGTCGCTAATCCGTCGGAAATAATTAGCGACGGAAAttttccgtcggaaatattaacacattttaaaaaaattttctcacAAATCCATCGctaatccgtcgctaatatgttaaaattcaatcacaaaaaataattccctgtttttatttagatattccctgtataatcaaataatttataagtaagaatcatattaaatataaatcaaatatcattcataataattataagtaatgttcataatacttaacaatcgtcataaaatttaaaataaatcaataatacttaacaatgttcataaaactaaaaactaatctatgaatttgttgaaTCATCTGATAGAGAAGTACAATCTGCAGTTGGATTATCTGTTTCATTCATAGAGAGCTGCTGGCTATGTCCTCTATCTCTAGATGATACTGCTCTTCGaggcatctgaaaaaataattgtccattagttttaattaacaataaagacaaacaatagaaaaaataataatcaaatattaagtctatgaatatatataaaaatatgatatacTTTACAATGTATCATTCAGAATCATCTTCTAAGTTGACATCATCATCACTATCAATACCATCAACTTCTAAATCGTCATCTGACTCTTCAGtgtcttcttcctcttcctcatcctctccctcttcctcttcctctacatCCTCATCTTCATCTTCCACCACTTCAAGTGGTTGTTGCACTTGTTACAATTCATTAACATCCACCTCAACCATACTACTTGAATCAAGTAACATTGTGGGATCATCAAGTTCGGTTGTTGGTACAATTTCTTGAGGTCTTGAGACATCATCCTCTTGATAAGCAACATCATTGGAGTTTTGCTCATTTGAATTGTTGTTAACCATGGAAGGTCCAATATTGTAAGTGCTCCTAGCTTTGGTTTTGAAAACCGCACACCAGTCAACTCTGACTTTATTGATTTTAGGATATTTAATATAACAAACTTGATGAGCTTGTTGAGCTAAAATAAATGGATCAGATGATGCTAGCCTTAATTTGACATTGATTTCCACAAGACCATGTTGAGGATGGACCCTTACCCCTCTATTAGTGTCAAACCATTCACACTTGAAAAGGATTATCTTGTTTTTCTCTCCAAAGTACTCTAATTCTAATACCTCATTCAGCAAGCCATAGTAATCACTTTCATATTCATTATAATAACTTCCTTTGACCCATACACCACTATTTAATGTTTTTCGCTCTCTGCCATAATCATGTCGATGAAATTTAAATCCATTCACAAAATATCCTTTATATGATTGTACTTTTCGGCTGGGCCCTTGAGCTATTTGATAAATGCAGTTATCAACTTCGTTCCTTCCCACCTAATGTTGAAATATTAAGTTAGAAGTCAATAATAATGCAAAtgctcaaatcatcaattgCAATACTTACATAGTCTTTTAACCAATTAGCCAGTTCTCGCTCTCGCATTTGCTCAATTTGTTGATCGCTGATATTTGGTATTGTTTCTCGAAAATGAGAATAAAAAATCCTACAcaaacaaattaatttttttgtatcatattttattttatatgagtAAAATGTTAATACTTAATTTAAATCACTTACTCAATAAACGGATCAATTTCAGGACAATTCAATAACACATATAAATGTGCTGCACAGTACTCTTCATTTGACAACATTCTGCCATGTTCCAACTGCCCAAAAGGTCGACCTGCATGAGTGAAAATCGAAAGGCGTCCCATAGGTTctacatgtccaccatcatcatTTCTTGGAACTCTATTTAGCCTTGTCGAGATAGATGGCTCAAAGTAGTGTGAGCAAAAAGATGAAATTTCCTCAATAAGATATGCCTCAACAATTGAACCCTCAACAGAAGCTTTATTTTTGACTTTTTTCTTCAAGTCAAAGAGGTATCTAGTAAAAGAATAATTAGACTGTTAGTTGATTTATTTGACATTTATTTACAATACACCATATGTAAAGATTTAGTGTTGTATTTACCGTTCAAAGGGATACATCCAACGATATTGCACAGGTCCACCTACTTTTGCCTCGTATGCCAAGTGAATAGGTAAATGCTCCATTGAGTCAAAGAAACCAGGTGGGAATATCTTCTCCAACTTGCAAATGCTCTCAACAATATTTTTCTCTAAGATATTCATATTTTCTTCTGTGAGTGTGGTTGCAGTTATGTCTCTAAAAAAATGACTCAACTCAGTCAAAGCATTCCAAACCGCTTCAGGCAATATGTCACGAAATGCAATTGGTATCAGTCTTTGCATCAATATGTGGCAATCATGACTTTTTAATCcataaaatttacaatcattcacacTAACAGACTGAGCAATGTTCGAAGCATAGCCGTCAGGTAACCTCAAATCCTTAAGCCACTGACAAATTGACCGTTTCTGTTCTTTATTCAAAGAATAAGTGGCTTTAGGTTTGTATACTTTACCATTATTATACAACAATTCTAACTCAGGACGATTGCAATAGACTTTTAAATCTTGTCGTGCCTTGATATTGTCCTTTGATTTTCCATTCACATCCATAACTGTGTAGAATATATTATCAAACACATTCTTTTCTATATGCATAACATCCAAATTATGTCGAAGTAAATTTGATTGCCAATATGGAAGCTCCCAAAATATACTCTTTTTTACCCAGTTATGCTGTACTCCAAACCCCGGTATAGTTTGCTTGCCAGTAGTTGTTCCAAACACAACATCACTCAACAAATTAACTCGATGTTGTATAATATCACCTGTCAtacgaggaggaggaggagtttTTTCTATGAAaccttttttaaatttatctttctGTCTTTGATATGGATGGTTAATAGGAAGGAATTGACGATGACAATAAAAAAAGATGGCTTCCCACCGTGCTGAAGTACAAAGGCCTTACTATTTTCCATACAATATGGACATGACATTCTACCATGTGTGCTCCATCCAGATAACATACCATATGCAGGAAAATCACTTATTGTCCATAACAGTGCTGCTTTCATTTGAAAGTTTTGGTTAGAATTAGCATCATGAGTCCAAACTCCTTCATGCCACAATATTTTCAACTCATCAATCAAAGGCCTCAAAAAAATATCCAAGCTTTTTCCAGGGCTTTTAGGACCTGGAATTACCATATTCAGAAACATGTAAGGTTTTTTCATTGCCATCCATGGAGGTAAATTGTAAACTACAACAATTACGGGCCAACAAGAATACGGCTTAGACCGTTGTCCAAAAGGGTTGAATCCATCAGTACATAATCCA includes:
- the LOC122724404 gene encoding uncharacterized protein LOC122724404, with amino-acid sequence MNILEKNIVESICKLEKIFPPGFFDSMEHLPIHLAYEAKVGGPVQYRWMYPFERYLFDLKKKVKNKASVEGSIVEAYLIEEISSFCSHYFEPSISTRLNRVPRNDDGGHVEPMGRLSIFTHAGRPFGQLEHGRMLSNEEYCAAHLYVLLNCPEIDPFIEIFYSHFRETIPNISDQQIEQMRERELANWLKDYVGRNEVDNCIYQIAQGPSRKVQSYKGYFVNGFKFHRHDYGRERKTLNSGVWVKGSYYNEYESDYYGLLNEVLELEYFGEKNKIILFKCEWFDTNRGVRVHPQHGLVEINVKLRLASSDPFILAQQAHQVCYIKYPKINKVRVDWCAVFKTKARSTYNIGPSMVNNNSNEQNSNDVAYQEDDVSRPQEIVPTTELDDPTMLLDSSSMVEVDVNEL